In Plantibacter sp. PA-3-X8, one DNA window encodes the following:
- a CDS encoding helix-turn-helix transcriptional regulator, with product MSTLIRDTMSAAGTSGAELARRLHVTPGAISQLLKSEEDATIKLASLERALRALGKDIVINAVESSSPAARFSPAGVSQAMSDALLEGDRTFALRLLTQAAQKVAVEPDLATDPLFARPPEQLPDTGWDTLFRAHYGRALPDALTARWPELTPLPEPWFVSQFDSLRERARTRSPEHLRRLNIFIDEQSLSRA from the coding sequence ATGAGTACGCTGATTCGGGACACGATGAGCGCGGCGGGGACGAGCGGGGCCGAACTGGCTCGGCGCCTGCACGTCACGCCTGGGGCGATCTCGCAGCTCTTGAAGTCCGAGGAGGACGCGACGATCAAGCTGGCATCGCTCGAGCGGGCACTGCGCGCCCTGGGGAAGGACATCGTCATCAACGCGGTCGAGTCGTCATCACCCGCCGCTCGGTTCTCGCCCGCCGGAGTCTCCCAGGCGATGAGCGACGCACTCCTCGAGGGAGATCGCACGTTCGCCCTCCGCCTGCTGACGCAAGCGGCGCAGAAGGTCGCAGTCGAGCCCGACCTTGCGACTGATCCGCTGTTCGCCAGACCTCCAGAGCAACTCCCGGATACCGGATGGGACACCCTGTTCCGTGCCCATTACGGCCGAGCACTGCCTGATGCGCTCACCGCACGATGGCCCGAGCTGACGCCGCTGCCCGAGCCATGGTTCGTCTCCCAGTTCGACAGCCTGCGGGAGCGTGCGCGCACCCGCTCGCCGGAGCACTTGCGGCGCCTCAACATCTTCATCGACGAGCAGAGCCTGAGCCGCGCGTGA
- a CDS encoding NAD(P)-dependent oxidoreductase, with amino-acid sequence MTVLVTGASGMLGREVALELLRAGHHVRVLQRGPSALADVEEVRGSITDAAVVETAMVGVDAVVHLAAKVSLAGDPAEFERVNVAGAEVVLDAAETAGVSRFVHISSPSVAHGGSALVGVGAEPADPDAARGEYARTKAKGELLALERDRRGFAVVVVRPHLVWGPGDPQLVERIVDRARRGRLPLLDDGTALIDSTYVANAASAIAAALEHAETAHGRAFVVTNGEPRPVGELLAGICRAAGVKPPAFSVPAGVARAAGGLVERLWSIRPGADEPPMTRFLAEQLSTAHWFDQRQTRAALHWTPAVSIDEGLERLAEHYRA; translated from the coding sequence GTGACGGTCCTCGTGACCGGCGCGAGCGGCATGCTCGGCCGCGAGGTCGCGTTGGAGCTGCTCCGCGCCGGCCACCACGTCCGCGTCCTGCAGCGCGGCCCGTCGGCGCTCGCCGATGTCGAGGAAGTGCGCGGGTCGATCACCGACGCGGCGGTCGTCGAGACGGCCATGGTCGGTGTCGACGCCGTCGTCCACCTGGCCGCGAAGGTCTCGTTGGCGGGTGACCCGGCGGAGTTCGAGCGCGTCAACGTCGCCGGGGCCGAGGTCGTCCTCGACGCCGCCGAGACCGCGGGCGTCTCACGATTCGTCCACATCTCCTCGCCGTCCGTCGCGCACGGTGGCTCGGCGCTCGTGGGTGTCGGTGCGGAACCGGCCGACCCGGACGCAGCACGCGGGGAGTACGCGCGGACGAAGGCGAAGGGTGAGCTGCTCGCCCTCGAACGTGACCGTCGCGGGTTCGCGGTCGTCGTCGTGCGGCCTCACCTCGTCTGGGGTCCGGGCGACCCGCAGCTCGTCGAGCGCATCGTCGACCGCGCACGCCGCGGCCGGTTGCCGTTGCTCGACGACGGAACCGCCCTCATCGACAGCACGTATGTCGCGAACGCGGCGTCGGCGATCGCGGCGGCACTCGAGCATGCGGAGACGGCACACGGTCGTGCGTTCGTGGTGACGAACGGGGAGCCGCGTCCGGTCGGTGAGCTGCTCGCGGGCATCTGCCGTGCCGCCGGTGTCAAGCCGCCCGCCTTCAGTGTCCCCGCCGGCGTCGCCCGGGCCGCAGGTGGGCTCGTCGAGCGCCTGTGGAGCATCCGCCCCGGCGCCGATGAGCCGCCGATGACGCGCTTCCTCGCGGAACAGCTGTCGACCGCCCACTGGTTCGACCAGCGTCAGACCCGCGCGGCCTTGCACTGGACGCCGGCGGTCTCGATCGACGAGGGACTCGAACGCCTGGCGGAGCACTACCGCGCCTGA